A single window of Haliotis asinina isolate JCU_RB_2024 chromosome 5, JCU_Hal_asi_v2, whole genome shotgun sequence DNA harbors:
- the LOC137283674 gene encoding uncharacterized protein, with amino-acid sequence MGKEKQQRSELHRRRRQRNTERGKRAQIRKGLGACIFTLGIPLAIAGSIILIVANVKENAQAVPPSFPVLGPVLLTVSIIFFAAGSILTDMINIKPCVQSCFPDDPKAFCWKRCPTLFSVLRPNEVTLIHRREAGLHALQTEPSKPVLKKHTEAPSAPPARRGVRFSDTDGDTAPVRMSTSSDLSDNGKVENTSLLSLRHCKIYPKDSEKWGSMSSDPVVNEEGVENNEEVFTLTGNKTMDNDSVFVSPNDTVHTTDIGNSCDVPTDIPVDQSLHSQDGEHEVLVVGNEPPGQR; translated from the coding sequence ATGGGAAAGGAGAAACAACAGCGCTCGGAGTTGCACCGACGTCGACGGCAGAGGAATACCGAAAGGGGGAAGCGTGCCCAGATCCGGAAGGGTCTGGGTGCCTGCATCTTCACTCTTGGGATACCACTAGCTATTGCAGGCTCCATCATTCTCATAGTTGCCAATGTCAAAGAAAACGCTCAAGCTGTCCCACCTTCTTTCCCTGTCCTTGGGCCGGTTCTTCTTACTGTATCCATCATCTTCTTTGCTGCAGGCAGCATCCTCACGGACATGATAAATATCAAACCATGCGTTCAAAGCTGCTTTCCGGATGATCCCAAGGCGTTCTGCTGGAAAAGATGCCCTACGTTATTTTCAGTACTGAGACCCAATGAAGTGACACTGATACACCGGCGGGAGGCGGGCCTTCACGCCCTGCAAACAGAGCCTTCCAAACCAGTGCTTAAAAAACACACCGAGGCCCCCTCTGCCCCACCTGCTCGGAGAGGTGTCAGGTTTTCTGACACCGATGGGGATACGGCACCTGTGAGGATGTCAACATCTTCTGATCTCTCGGATAATGGTAAAGTTGAAAACACTTCCCTTCTGTCTCTGCGACACTGCAAGATTTACCCCAAGGACAGCGAAAAGTGGGGGAGTATGTCTTCTGATCCTGTTGTCAATGAAGAGGGTGTTGAGAATAACGAGGAAGTCTTTACTTTGACAGGAAACAAGACCATGGACAACGACAGTGTGTTTGTATCTCCTAACGATACCGTACATACTACGGATATCGGTAACTCGTGTGATGTGCCAACGGATATTCCAGTCGACCAGAGCCTTCACAGCCAGGATGGGGAACATGAGGTGTTGGTGGTGGGAAATGAACCCCCAGGACAGAGATGA